In a genomic window of Spirosoma agri:
- a CDS encoding pectinesterase family protein, with the protein MRKLVITSCLFLVALIAVAQTPPPASPTAPASVTVAQDGSGNFKTIQEAVNSFRDHMQVRVTLYVRNGVYAEKLVIPSWKPNIHIIGESKEGVIITGDDYSGKAFPGGKDWTGASKYSTYTSYTVFVDAPDTILENLTIRNTAGRVGQAVALHVDGDRFVCKNCQLLGNQDTLYAAAEGSRQYYENCFIEGTTDFIFGKSIAVFQSCTIKSLSDSFITAAATPDYQTYGFVFLDCNLIADSAAQKVYLGRPWRYKAKTIFIRTEMGSHVLPAGWDNWGNAANEQTVVYAEQGSTGPGGNPSKRAAWSKQLSAKEAQRYTVKTIFSEKSAWSPAAN; encoded by the coding sequence ATGCGTAAACTAGTGATAACGAGTTGCCTGTTTCTGGTGGCACTCATTGCCGTTGCCCAGACCCCTCCGCCTGCCTCTCCAACGGCTCCCGCTTCGGTAACCGTGGCCCAGGATGGGAGTGGTAACTTCAAAACGATTCAGGAGGCCGTCAACAGCTTTCGCGATCATATGCAGGTGCGGGTTACGCTCTACGTCAGGAACGGTGTGTATGCCGAAAAGCTGGTCATTCCGTCCTGGAAACCAAACATCCACATCATTGGCGAAAGCAAGGAAGGGGTCATTATAACGGGCGACGATTATTCGGGCAAGGCGTTTCCGGGCGGGAAAGACTGGACGGGTGCGAGCAAATACAGCACGTATACATCGTATACGGTGTTCGTGGATGCGCCGGATACGATACTGGAAAATCTGACGATCCGAAACACGGCGGGTCGCGTAGGGCAAGCAGTGGCGCTGCACGTCGATGGCGACCGGTTCGTGTGCAAAAACTGCCAGTTGCTGGGGAATCAGGATACGCTCTATGCGGCCGCCGAAGGCAGTCGGCAGTATTACGAAAACTGTTTTATCGAAGGAACCACCGATTTCATTTTTGGTAAGTCGATCGCTGTTTTTCAGTCCTGCACGATCAAAAGCCTGTCCGACTCGTTCATCACAGCGGCTGCTACGCCTGATTACCAGACCTACGGATTTGTTTTTCTGGACTGCAACCTGATTGCTGATTCCGCTGCTCAAAAAGTCTACCTGGGGCGACCCTGGCGGTACAAAGCCAAAACGATTTTTATCCGGACCGAGATGGGAAGTCACGTTCTGCCCGCCGGTTGGGACAACTGGGGTAATGCAGCGAACGAGCAAACGGTAGTCTACGCCGAACAGGGCAGCACCGGACCGGGTGGAAATCCGTCGAAGCGAGCCGCGTGGTCGAAACAGTTGTCGGCCAAAGAGGCTCAACGCTACACCGTAAAAACCATCTTCTCCGAAAAATCGGCCTGGTCACCTGCTGCCAACTAA
- a CDS encoding glycoside hydrolase family 43 protein — MNSIPLAGLLFVSILPVVAQTTRLKPVSPTPSVSTVWVSDQGNGTYKNPVLNADYSDPDVCRAGNDFYLVSSSFDAIPGLPVLHSNDLVNWTLIGHALKRQPPIEHFEKTQHGNGVWAPAIRYHNNEFYIYYPDPDFGIYLTKATDPAGPWSEPILVEGGKGLIDPCPLWDDNGDVYLVHGWAGSRAGIKSILTVKKLNAAGTKVLDEGVVVYDGHETDPTIEGPKAYKRNGFYYLFAPAGGVSTGWQLVLRSKNIYGPYERKVVMDQGKSSINGPHQGAWVTTNSVNGKPGEDWFLHFQDKEAYGRVVHLQPMKWVNDWPVIGADPDGDGKGEPVLTYKKPTVGPATSGPVKAGKSYPMATPAESDEFNSLKLGLQWQWQANPKGIWHTVGRRSGSDTGFLRLYSYKAPEDAKNNWEVPNLLMQKFPAETFMATTKVLFKPNPKLENEKAGLIIMGLSYANLFLKSNKEGLALVYGVCKKAADGKAEAETVITRINPGTPVYLRVTVTNGAKCQFSYSLDGLSFTKTGDEFQAEVGRWIGAKMGIFCTRTTQINDSGYADFDWFRVEAVANAQP; from the coding sequence ATGAATTCGATTCCGTTAGCTGGACTTCTTTTCGTTTCGATACTGCCCGTTGTCGCACAGACTACCCGGTTGAAACCTGTTTCCCCAACGCCGTCGGTGTCGACCGTGTGGGTTTCCGATCAGGGCAATGGCACGTACAAGAACCCCGTTCTGAACGCCGATTATTCGGACCCGGATGTGTGCCGCGCCGGCAACGATTTTTACCTGGTGTCGTCCAGCTTCGACGCCATTCCGGGCCTGCCTGTTTTGCACTCGAACGATCTGGTCAACTGGACTCTGATCGGTCACGCGCTGAAACGACAGCCGCCGATTGAACACTTCGAGAAAACGCAGCACGGCAACGGGGTATGGGCACCGGCCATTCGCTATCACAACAACGAGTTTTATATTTACTATCCTGACCCTGACTTTGGCATTTACCTGACCAAAGCGACCGATCCGGCGGGTCCGTGGTCGGAGCCGATCCTGGTCGAAGGAGGGAAAGGACTTATCGATCCCTGCCCACTTTGGGACGACAATGGCGATGTGTATCTGGTCCACGGATGGGCTGGCAGCCGGGCTGGTATCAAAAGTATTCTCACCGTTAAAAAGCTGAATGCCGCCGGTACGAAGGTGCTGGATGAAGGCGTCGTTGTGTATGACGGTCACGAAACGGACCCAACCATCGAGGGGCCAAAAGCCTACAAGCGCAATGGGTTCTACTACCTGTTTGCGCCAGCGGGTGGTGTTTCGACGGGCTGGCAACTGGTGTTACGGTCAAAAAACATCTATGGCCCTTATGAGCGGAAAGTCGTGATGGATCAGGGGAAAAGCTCCATCAACGGGCCGCATCAGGGCGCGTGGGTGACCACAAACTCGGTCAACGGAAAACCCGGTGAAGACTGGTTTCTTCATTTTCAGGACAAAGAGGCCTACGGTCGGGTGGTACATCTGCAACCCATGAAGTGGGTCAACGACTGGCCGGTCATCGGCGCAGACCCCGATGGCGATGGTAAAGGAGAACCGGTGCTGACGTACAAAAAACCGACCGTTGGCCCGGCAACTAGTGGCCCGGTGAAGGCTGGCAAATCCTATCCGATGGCTACCCCCGCCGAATCCGATGAGTTCAATAGCCTAAAACTTGGCCTGCAATGGCAGTGGCAGGCGAATCCAAAAGGCATCTGGCATACGGTCGGCCGGCGATCCGGGAGTGATACGGGGTTTCTGCGATTGTATTCCTACAAAGCACCGGAAGACGCGAAAAATAATTGGGAGGTGCCAAATCTGCTGATGCAGAAATTTCCCGCCGAAACCTTCATGGCTACCACCAAGGTGCTGTTCAAGCCGAATCCAAAACTGGAGAATGAAAAGGCGGGACTGATTATCATGGGATTAAGCTACGCCAACCTGTTCCTGAAAAGTAATAAGGAAGGATTGGCGCTGGTGTATGGGGTCTGTAAAAAAGCCGCTGACGGAAAAGCAGAAGCCGAAACGGTCATCACCCGAATCAATCCGGGTACGCCGGTTTACCTGCGCGTTACCGTGACGAACGGGGCAAAATGCCAGTTCAGTTACAGCCTGGACGGACTGAGTTTTACCAAAACTGGCGATGAATTTCAGGCCGAAGTAGGCCGCTGGATTGGGGCTAAAATGGGCATCTTTTGCACCCGCACCACGCAGATCAATGACTCAGGCTACGCCGACTTCGACTGGTTCCGGGTGGAAGCGGTAGCCAATGCACAGCCCTGA
- a CDS encoding glycoside hydrolase family 88/105 protein: MRRTVRAATLLLTLLTPAAWAQPAEKTGMSDKPWSVRMADSDRMRNPKGWMLDFSKAPRWNYCHGLVCSALEQVWKESSDETYYAYIKEYADDMINPDGTIKTYTLEQYNIDAVNSGKFLFALYEKTHDPKYEKAIRLLRSQMLTHPRTSEGGFWHKKHYPHQMWLDGLYMASPFLAQYAQIFQEPALFADVANQIQLIDKHNKDPKTGLYYHGWDESKEQRWANKETGKSPHVWGRGMGWYAMTLVDVLDYFPTDHPQRKQIVAITNQLAQTLATYQDPKTGLWYQVMDVGKQDGNYLESSASTMFVYFLIKAAKKGYIDQKYATVARKGYEGILTHFIKTEPSGQVTITDACAGAGLGGTPYRDGTYEYYCQEAKRDNDPKSVGPFIMLALEFEETKRKKE, encoded by the coding sequence ATGAGACGAACCGTACGTGCCGCGACGCTTCTACTGACCCTACTGACGCCTGCTGCCTGGGCACAACCCGCCGAAAAAACAGGTATGTCCGACAAACCCTGGTCGGTTCGGATGGCCGATTCGGATCGGATGCGCAATCCGAAAGGGTGGATGCTCGACTTTTCCAAAGCGCCCCGCTGGAATTACTGTCATGGTCTGGTATGCAGCGCGCTCGAACAGGTGTGGAAAGAATCGAGTGATGAGACCTACTACGCCTACATCAAGGAATATGCCGACGATATGATCAATCCGGACGGCACGATAAAGACCTACACGCTGGAGCAGTATAACATCGATGCGGTCAACTCCGGCAAGTTCCTGTTTGCCCTGTACGAGAAAACACATGACCCGAAATACGAGAAAGCCATCCGGTTGCTGCGGAGCCAGATGCTGACCCATCCGCGCACCAGCGAAGGCGGTTTCTGGCACAAAAAGCATTATCCGCATCAGATGTGGCTCGATGGGTTGTACATGGCCTCGCCATTTCTGGCCCAGTATGCGCAGATCTTCCAGGAGCCCGCGCTGTTCGCCGACGTCGCCAATCAGATTCAGCTCATCGACAAGCATAACAAAGACCCGAAAACGGGTTTGTATTATCACGGTTGGGACGAAAGCAAAGAGCAGCGGTGGGCTAATAAGGAAACCGGCAAATCGCCACACGTCTGGGGGCGCGGTATGGGCTGGTACGCCATGACGTTAGTAGATGTACTCGATTATTTTCCGACCGACCACCCGCAACGAAAGCAGATTGTCGCCATCACGAATCAACTGGCCCAAACGCTGGCTACCTATCAGGACCCCAAAACGGGTCTCTGGTATCAGGTGATGGATGTCGGCAAACAGGATGGCAATTACCTGGAATCGTCAGCCTCCACGATGTTCGTTTATTTCCTGATCAAAGCGGCTAAGAAGGGCTATATTGACCAAAAATACGCGACTGTAGCCCGAAAAGGATACGAGGGTATTTTGACCCATTTTATCAAAACGGAGCCTTCGGGGCAAGTCACCATTACGGATGCCTGCGCCGGTGCTGGTTTGGGGGGTACGCCTTACCGGGATGGTACATACGAGTACTATTGCCAGGAAGCCAAACGGGATAACGACCCCAAATCTGTTGGGCCGTTTATCATGCTGGCGCTTGAGTTTGAAGAAACGAAGCGAAAAAAAGAATAA